One Nicotiana sylvestris chromosome 12, ASM39365v2, whole genome shotgun sequence genomic window carries:
- the LOC104231533 gene encoding putative calcium-transporting ATPase 11, plasma membrane-type isoform X2: MTTNSNCNLYVLTASQDVNLVQSCEYNKPPGLVSDGGGAELENYLSEETREACLGLHPDRLASIVSSYDIKTLNKIGGVEGIASRLRVSLDEGVKKSDVHIRQNIYGSNKYIEKPFKSFWTFTWEALQDITLIILMVCAVVSIGVALATKGWPKGTYDGLGILLSIFLVVIVTAISDYKQSLQFRDLDKEKKKIFIQVTRDGSRQKVSIYDLVVGDVVHLSMGDLIPADGIFISGYSLLIDQSSLSGESVPVSIYEGRPFLLSGTKVQDGSAKMLVTTVGMRTEWGKLMERLTDGVEDETPLQVKLSGVATIIGKIGLAFGLLTFMVLTVRFMVEKILHHELTKWSSSDALTLLNYLVTAVTIIVVAVPEGLPLAVTLSLAFAMKKLMDNQALVRHLSACETMGSATCICTDKTGTLTTNQMVVKKIWICEKTKKVETDGGGDAVTLNISENALAFLLQAIFHNTGAEVVKDHDGNKSILGTPTESAILDYGLLLGGNIYEQRKDCKFLKVEPFNSEKKKMSVLIALPDGKVRAFCKGASEIILKMCDSLIDLNGEIVPLTENRIRNIMDVISEFAGEALRTLCVAFKDFEDGYEENIIPDSGYTLLAIIGIKDPVRPGVNKAVKTCLAAGITVRMVTGDNINTAKAIAKECGILTADGLVIEGPDFRDKTPDEMRQIIPRIQVMARSSPTDKLVLVKNLRGMFKEIVAVTGDGTNDAPALREADIGLAMGIAGTEVAKESADVIVLDDNFSTIVNVAKRGRAVYVNIQKFVQFQLTVSIVALMINFISACISGSAPLSVVQLLWVNLIMDTLGAIALATEPPHEGLMSKPPVGREVSLISKTMWRNMIGQSIYQLAVLLVFNFTGHQILRIEGSDTTTVLHTFIFNTFVFCQVFNEINCRDMDKINVFRGIFGSWIFLGVVVSTVIFQVIIVEFLGTIASTTPLSWELWLLSVLIGAASLMVAVILKLIPVEQKNTKHHDGYDLLPNGPELA; encoded by the exons ATGACGACTAATTCCAACTGTAACCTTTACGTCCTAACTGCTTCTCAAGATGTAAATCTTGTCCAGT CTTGTGAGTACAATAAGCCTCCAGGGCTGGTCAGCGATGGTGGTGGCGCTGAACTGGAAAATTACTTGTCAGAAGAAACTCGAGAAGCATGTTTAGGACTTCATCCAGATAGACTTGCATCTATTGTTAGTTCCTACGACATCAAAACCTTAAATAAAATAGGAGGAGTTGAAGGGATCGCAAGTAGGCTGAGAGTCTCATTGGATGAAGGAGTGAAAAAAAGTGATGTGCATATCAGACAAAATATATATGGATCGAACAAATACATTGAGAAACCTTTTAAAAGTTTTTGGACTTTTACATGGGAGGCTTTGCAGGATATAACTCTCATCATCCTCATGGTTTGTGCTGTTGTCTCTATTGGTGTGGCGCTTGCCACCAAAGGGTGGCCAAAAGGAACATATGACGGGCTGGGAATTCTACTTAGCATATTCTTGGTAGTCATAGTTACTGCAATTAGCGACTACAAGCAGTCATTGCAGTTCAGGGATTTGGATAAGGAGAAGAAAAAGATATTTATCCAGGTCACAAGAGATGGATCCAGGCAGAAGGTTTCCATTTATGACTTGGTGGTTGGTGACGTAGTTCACTTATCTATGGGGGATCTGATTCCCGCTGATGGAATATTCATATCTGGATACAGCTTGCTAATTGATCAATCAAGCCTATCTGGTGAGAGTGTACCCGTAAGCATATATGAAGGAAGACCTTTTCTTCTATCTGGAACCAAAGTGCAAGATGGTTCAGCTAAGATGCTAGTAACAACTGTTGGAATGAGAACCGAATGGGGTAAGCTGATGGAGAGGCTAACAGATGGGGTAGAAGATGAGACTCCTCTGCAAGTTAAGTTGAGTGGTGTTGCTACCATTATTGGAAAGATAGGACTAGCATTTGGTCTGCTTACATTTATGGTGTTGACAGTCAGATTTATGGTAGAGAAAATACTTCACCACGAGCTCACGAAATGGTCTTCGAGTGATGCACTTACTCTTCTAAATTACCTCGTGACAGCAGTGACTATAATTGTTGTTGCAGTTCCAGAAGGACTGCCTCTGGCAGTGACGTTGAGTCTTGCATTTGCAATGAAAAAGCTAATGGACAACCAGGCATTAGTGAGGCATCTTTCTGCATGTGAGACAATGGGTTCAGCTACTTGCATATGCACAGATAAGACAGGAACACTTACTACAAACCAAATGGTAGTCAAGAAGATATGGATTTGTGAAAAAACTAAAAAGGTAGAAACTGATGGAGGTGGGGATGCAGTAACTTTGAATATATCAGAAAATGCATTGGCCTTTCTTTTACAGGCAATATTTCACAATACGGGAGCAGAGGTAGTTAAGGATCATGATGGAAACAAGTCGATTCTGGGAACACCAACAGAATCAGCAATATTAGATTATGGATTGCTTCTTGGTGGTAATATTTATGAGCAAAGGAAGGACTGTAAATTCCTAAAAGTTGAGCCTTTCaattcagaaaagaaaaagatgtCTGTGCTTATTGCTCTCCCAGATGGCAAAGTCCGAGCTTTCTGCAAGGGTGCATCTGAGATAATCCTAAAAATGTGTGACAGTCTTATTGATCTTAATGGTGAAATTGTTCCTCTGACAGAAAATAGAATAAGAAATATTATGGATGTCATTAGTGAATTCGCTGGCGAAGCCTTGCGTACTCTTTGTGTGGCCTTCAAGGACTTTGAGGATGGCTATGAagaaaatattattcctgatagtGGCTACACATTGTTAGCTATTATTGGGATTAAAGATCCAGTTCGTCCTGGGGTTAACAAGGCAGTAAAAACATGTTTAGCTGCTGGAATTACTGTGCGAATGGTCACCGGTGACAATATTAATACAGCCAAAGCCATTGCTAAAGAATGTGGGATACTAACTGCTGATGGTTTGGTCATTGAAGGCCCAGATTTTCGGGACAAAACTCCTGATGAGATGAGGCAAATAATTCCTAGAATTCAG GTGATGGCGCGATCATCACCAACGGACAAGCTTGTGTTGGTAAAGAATTTGAGAGGTATGTTTAAAGAGATTGTTGCAGTTACTGGTGATGGCACGAATGATGCCCCTGCTCTCCGTGAGGCAGATATTGGACTTGCTATGGGTATAGCAGGAACCGAG GTAGCTAAAGAAAGTGCTGATGTTATAGTACTTGATGACAACTTCAGTACAATTGTGAATGTGGCTAAGCGGGGTCGTGCTGTGTATGTAAATATTCAGAAGTTTGTGCAATTCCAGCTAACTGTCAGTATTGTGGCTCTGATGATCAATTTTATTTCCGCATGCATCTCAG GATCGGCTCCTCTTTCAGTGGTTCAGTTGCTTTGGGTCAACCTTATCATGGACACTTTAGGTGCAATTGCCTTGGCCACTGAACCACCTCATGAAGGACTAATGAGCAAGCCTCCTGTTGGAAGGGAAGTGAGTTTAATTTCCAAGACGATGTGGAGAAATATGATTGGACAGAGTATCTACCAACTGGCTGTACTATTGGTTTTCAACTTCACTGGACATCAGATTTTGAGAATTGAAGGTTCAGACACTACCACAGTTCTCCATACTTTCATTTTCAACACATTTGTGTTCTGTCAGGTATTTAATGAAATAAACTGCCGGGACATGGATAAGATAAATGTTTTCCGTGGCATTTTTGGAAGCTGGATATTCTTAGGTGTTGTGGTTTCTACTGTTATCTTCCAAGTAATCATAGTCGAGTTCTTAGGCACAATTGCAAGCACAACACCACTCAGCTGGGAACTATGGCTTCTCAGTGTTTTAATTGGTGCTGCAAGCCTGATGGTTGCTGTAATTTTGAAGTTGATACCTGTCGAACAGAAGAATACCAAGCACCATGATGGTTATGATTTACTGCCAAATGGTCCAGAACTTGCCTAA
- the LOC104231533 gene encoding putative calcium-transporting ATPase 11, plasma membrane-type isoform X1, whose product MTTNSNCNLYVLTASQDVNLVQSCEYNKPPGLVSDGGGAELENYLSEETREACLGLHPDRLASIVSSYDIKTLNKIGGVEGIASRLRVSLDEGVKKSDVHIRQNIYGSNKYIEKPFKSFWTFTWEALQDITLIILMVCAVVSIGVALATKGWPKGTYDGLGILLSIFLVVIVTAISDYKQSLQFRDLDKEKKKIFIQVTRDGSRQKVSIYDLVVGDVVHLSMGDLIPADGIFISGYSLLIDQSSLSGESVPVSIYEGRPFLLSGTKVQDGSAKMLVTTVGMRTEWGKLMERLTDGVEDETPLQVKLSGVATIIGKIGLAFGLLTFMVLTVRFMVEKILHHELTKWSSSDALTLLNYLVTAVTIIVVAVPEGLPLAVTLSLAFAMKKLMDNQALVRHLSACETMGSATCICTDKTGTLTTNQMVVKKIWICEKTKKVETDGGGDAVTLNISENALAFLLQAIFHNTGAEVVKDHDGNKSILGTPTESAILDYGLLLGGNIYEQRKDCKFLKVEPFNSEKKKMSVLIALPDGKVRAFCKGASEIILKMCDSLIDLNGEIVPLTENRIRNIMDVISEFAGEALRTLCVAFKDFEDGYEENIIPDSGYTLLAIIGIKDPVRPGVNKAVKTCLAAGITVRMVTGDNINTAKAIAKECGILTADGLVIEGPDFRDKTPDEMRQIIPRIQVMARSSPTDKLVLVKNLRGMFKEIVAVTGDGTNDAPALREADIGLAMGIAGTEVAKESADVIVLDDNFSTIVNVAKRGRAVYVNIQKFVQFQLTVSIVALMINFISACISAGSAPLSVVQLLWVNLIMDTLGAIALATEPPHEGLMSKPPVGREVSLISKTMWRNMIGQSIYQLAVLLVFNFTGHQILRIEGSDTTTVLHTFIFNTFVFCQVFNEINCRDMDKINVFRGIFGSWIFLGVVVSTVIFQVIIVEFLGTIASTTPLSWELWLLSVLIGAASLMVAVILKLIPVEQKNTKHHDGYDLLPNGPELA is encoded by the exons ATGACGACTAATTCCAACTGTAACCTTTACGTCCTAACTGCTTCTCAAGATGTAAATCTTGTCCAGT CTTGTGAGTACAATAAGCCTCCAGGGCTGGTCAGCGATGGTGGTGGCGCTGAACTGGAAAATTACTTGTCAGAAGAAACTCGAGAAGCATGTTTAGGACTTCATCCAGATAGACTTGCATCTATTGTTAGTTCCTACGACATCAAAACCTTAAATAAAATAGGAGGAGTTGAAGGGATCGCAAGTAGGCTGAGAGTCTCATTGGATGAAGGAGTGAAAAAAAGTGATGTGCATATCAGACAAAATATATATGGATCGAACAAATACATTGAGAAACCTTTTAAAAGTTTTTGGACTTTTACATGGGAGGCTTTGCAGGATATAACTCTCATCATCCTCATGGTTTGTGCTGTTGTCTCTATTGGTGTGGCGCTTGCCACCAAAGGGTGGCCAAAAGGAACATATGACGGGCTGGGAATTCTACTTAGCATATTCTTGGTAGTCATAGTTACTGCAATTAGCGACTACAAGCAGTCATTGCAGTTCAGGGATTTGGATAAGGAGAAGAAAAAGATATTTATCCAGGTCACAAGAGATGGATCCAGGCAGAAGGTTTCCATTTATGACTTGGTGGTTGGTGACGTAGTTCACTTATCTATGGGGGATCTGATTCCCGCTGATGGAATATTCATATCTGGATACAGCTTGCTAATTGATCAATCAAGCCTATCTGGTGAGAGTGTACCCGTAAGCATATATGAAGGAAGACCTTTTCTTCTATCTGGAACCAAAGTGCAAGATGGTTCAGCTAAGATGCTAGTAACAACTGTTGGAATGAGAACCGAATGGGGTAAGCTGATGGAGAGGCTAACAGATGGGGTAGAAGATGAGACTCCTCTGCAAGTTAAGTTGAGTGGTGTTGCTACCATTATTGGAAAGATAGGACTAGCATTTGGTCTGCTTACATTTATGGTGTTGACAGTCAGATTTATGGTAGAGAAAATACTTCACCACGAGCTCACGAAATGGTCTTCGAGTGATGCACTTACTCTTCTAAATTACCTCGTGACAGCAGTGACTATAATTGTTGTTGCAGTTCCAGAAGGACTGCCTCTGGCAGTGACGTTGAGTCTTGCATTTGCAATGAAAAAGCTAATGGACAACCAGGCATTAGTGAGGCATCTTTCTGCATGTGAGACAATGGGTTCAGCTACTTGCATATGCACAGATAAGACAGGAACACTTACTACAAACCAAATGGTAGTCAAGAAGATATGGATTTGTGAAAAAACTAAAAAGGTAGAAACTGATGGAGGTGGGGATGCAGTAACTTTGAATATATCAGAAAATGCATTGGCCTTTCTTTTACAGGCAATATTTCACAATACGGGAGCAGAGGTAGTTAAGGATCATGATGGAAACAAGTCGATTCTGGGAACACCAACAGAATCAGCAATATTAGATTATGGATTGCTTCTTGGTGGTAATATTTATGAGCAAAGGAAGGACTGTAAATTCCTAAAAGTTGAGCCTTTCaattcagaaaagaaaaagatgtCTGTGCTTATTGCTCTCCCAGATGGCAAAGTCCGAGCTTTCTGCAAGGGTGCATCTGAGATAATCCTAAAAATGTGTGACAGTCTTATTGATCTTAATGGTGAAATTGTTCCTCTGACAGAAAATAGAATAAGAAATATTATGGATGTCATTAGTGAATTCGCTGGCGAAGCCTTGCGTACTCTTTGTGTGGCCTTCAAGGACTTTGAGGATGGCTATGAagaaaatattattcctgatagtGGCTACACATTGTTAGCTATTATTGGGATTAAAGATCCAGTTCGTCCTGGGGTTAACAAGGCAGTAAAAACATGTTTAGCTGCTGGAATTACTGTGCGAATGGTCACCGGTGACAATATTAATACAGCCAAAGCCATTGCTAAAGAATGTGGGATACTAACTGCTGATGGTTTGGTCATTGAAGGCCCAGATTTTCGGGACAAAACTCCTGATGAGATGAGGCAAATAATTCCTAGAATTCAG GTGATGGCGCGATCATCACCAACGGACAAGCTTGTGTTGGTAAAGAATTTGAGAGGTATGTTTAAAGAGATTGTTGCAGTTACTGGTGATGGCACGAATGATGCCCCTGCTCTCCGTGAGGCAGATATTGGACTTGCTATGGGTATAGCAGGAACCGAG GTAGCTAAAGAAAGTGCTGATGTTATAGTACTTGATGACAACTTCAGTACAATTGTGAATGTGGCTAAGCGGGGTCGTGCTGTGTATGTAAATATTCAGAAGTTTGTGCAATTCCAGCTAACTGTCAGTATTGTGGCTCTGATGATCAATTTTATTTCCGCATGCATCTCAG CAGGATCGGCTCCTCTTTCAGTGGTTCAGTTGCTTTGGGTCAACCTTATCATGGACACTTTAGGTGCAATTGCCTTGGCCACTGAACCACCTCATGAAGGACTAATGAGCAAGCCTCCTGTTGGAAGGGAAGTGAGTTTAATTTCCAAGACGATGTGGAGAAATATGATTGGACAGAGTATCTACCAACTGGCTGTACTATTGGTTTTCAACTTCACTGGACATCAGATTTTGAGAATTGAAGGTTCAGACACTACCACAGTTCTCCATACTTTCATTTTCAACACATTTGTGTTCTGTCAGGTATTTAATGAAATAAACTGCCGGGACATGGATAAGATAAATGTTTTCCGTGGCATTTTTGGAAGCTGGATATTCTTAGGTGTTGTGGTTTCTACTGTTATCTTCCAAGTAATCATAGTCGAGTTCTTAGGCACAATTGCAAGCACAACACCACTCAGCTGGGAACTATGGCTTCTCAGTGTTTTAATTGGTGCTGCAAGCCTGATGGTTGCTGTAATTTTGAAGTTGATACCTGTCGAACAGAAGAATACCAAGCACCATGATGGTTATGATTTACTGCCAAATGGTCCAGAACTTGCCTAA
- the LOC104231533 gene encoding putative calcium-transporting ATPase 11, plasma membrane-type isoform X4, with protein MAALKFMDACEYNKPPGLVSDGGGAELENYLSEETREACLGLHPDRLASIVSSYDIKTLNKIGGVEGIASRLRVSLDEGVKKSDVHIRQNIYGSNKYIEKPFKSFWTFTWEALQDITLIILMVCAVVSIGVALATKGWPKGTYDGLGILLSIFLVVIVTAISDYKQSLQFRDLDKEKKKIFIQVTRDGSRQKVSIYDLVVGDVVHLSMGDLIPADGIFISGYSLLIDQSSLSGESVPVSIYEGRPFLLSGTKVQDGSAKMLVTTVGMRTEWGKLMERLTDGVEDETPLQVKLSGVATIIGKIGLAFGLLTFMVLTVRFMVEKILHHELTKWSSSDALTLLNYLVTAVTIIVVAVPEGLPLAVTLSLAFAMKKLMDNQALVRHLSACETMGSATCICTDKTGTLTTNQMVVKKIWICEKTKKVETDGGGDAVTLNISENALAFLLQAIFHNTGAEVVKDHDGNKSILGTPTESAILDYGLLLGGNIYEQRKDCKFLKVEPFNSEKKKMSVLIALPDGKVRAFCKGASEIILKMCDSLIDLNGEIVPLTENRIRNIMDVISEFAGEALRTLCVAFKDFEDGYEENIIPDSGYTLLAIIGIKDPVRPGVNKAVKTCLAAGITVRMVTGDNINTAKAIAKECGILTADGLVIEGPDFRDKTPDEMRQIIPRIQVMARSSPTDKLVLVKNLRGMFKEIVAVTGDGTNDAPALREADIGLAMGIAGTEVAKESADVIVLDDNFSTIVNVAKRGRAVYVNIQKFVQFQLTVSIVALMINFISACISGSAPLSVVQLLWVNLIMDTLGAIALATEPPHEGLMSKPPVGREVSLISKTMWRNMIGQSIYQLAVLLVFNFTGHQILRIEGSDTTTVLHTFIFNTFVFCQVFNEINCRDMDKINVFRGIFGSWIFLGVVVSTVIFQVIIVEFLGTIASTTPLSWELWLLSVLIGAASLMVAVILKLIPVEQKNTKHHDGYDLLPNGPELA; from the exons ATGGCAGCACTCAAGTTCATGGATG CTTGTGAGTACAATAAGCCTCCAGGGCTGGTCAGCGATGGTGGTGGCGCTGAACTGGAAAATTACTTGTCAGAAGAAACTCGAGAAGCATGTTTAGGACTTCATCCAGATAGACTTGCATCTATTGTTAGTTCCTACGACATCAAAACCTTAAATAAAATAGGAGGAGTTGAAGGGATCGCAAGTAGGCTGAGAGTCTCATTGGATGAAGGAGTGAAAAAAAGTGATGTGCATATCAGACAAAATATATATGGATCGAACAAATACATTGAGAAACCTTTTAAAAGTTTTTGGACTTTTACATGGGAGGCTTTGCAGGATATAACTCTCATCATCCTCATGGTTTGTGCTGTTGTCTCTATTGGTGTGGCGCTTGCCACCAAAGGGTGGCCAAAAGGAACATATGACGGGCTGGGAATTCTACTTAGCATATTCTTGGTAGTCATAGTTACTGCAATTAGCGACTACAAGCAGTCATTGCAGTTCAGGGATTTGGATAAGGAGAAGAAAAAGATATTTATCCAGGTCACAAGAGATGGATCCAGGCAGAAGGTTTCCATTTATGACTTGGTGGTTGGTGACGTAGTTCACTTATCTATGGGGGATCTGATTCCCGCTGATGGAATATTCATATCTGGATACAGCTTGCTAATTGATCAATCAAGCCTATCTGGTGAGAGTGTACCCGTAAGCATATATGAAGGAAGACCTTTTCTTCTATCTGGAACCAAAGTGCAAGATGGTTCAGCTAAGATGCTAGTAACAACTGTTGGAATGAGAACCGAATGGGGTAAGCTGATGGAGAGGCTAACAGATGGGGTAGAAGATGAGACTCCTCTGCAAGTTAAGTTGAGTGGTGTTGCTACCATTATTGGAAAGATAGGACTAGCATTTGGTCTGCTTACATTTATGGTGTTGACAGTCAGATTTATGGTAGAGAAAATACTTCACCACGAGCTCACGAAATGGTCTTCGAGTGATGCACTTACTCTTCTAAATTACCTCGTGACAGCAGTGACTATAATTGTTGTTGCAGTTCCAGAAGGACTGCCTCTGGCAGTGACGTTGAGTCTTGCATTTGCAATGAAAAAGCTAATGGACAACCAGGCATTAGTGAGGCATCTTTCTGCATGTGAGACAATGGGTTCAGCTACTTGCATATGCACAGATAAGACAGGAACACTTACTACAAACCAAATGGTAGTCAAGAAGATATGGATTTGTGAAAAAACTAAAAAGGTAGAAACTGATGGAGGTGGGGATGCAGTAACTTTGAATATATCAGAAAATGCATTGGCCTTTCTTTTACAGGCAATATTTCACAATACGGGAGCAGAGGTAGTTAAGGATCATGATGGAAACAAGTCGATTCTGGGAACACCAACAGAATCAGCAATATTAGATTATGGATTGCTTCTTGGTGGTAATATTTATGAGCAAAGGAAGGACTGTAAATTCCTAAAAGTTGAGCCTTTCaattcagaaaagaaaaagatgtCTGTGCTTATTGCTCTCCCAGATGGCAAAGTCCGAGCTTTCTGCAAGGGTGCATCTGAGATAATCCTAAAAATGTGTGACAGTCTTATTGATCTTAATGGTGAAATTGTTCCTCTGACAGAAAATAGAATAAGAAATATTATGGATGTCATTAGTGAATTCGCTGGCGAAGCCTTGCGTACTCTTTGTGTGGCCTTCAAGGACTTTGAGGATGGCTATGAagaaaatattattcctgatagtGGCTACACATTGTTAGCTATTATTGGGATTAAAGATCCAGTTCGTCCTGGGGTTAACAAGGCAGTAAAAACATGTTTAGCTGCTGGAATTACTGTGCGAATGGTCACCGGTGACAATATTAATACAGCCAAAGCCATTGCTAAAGAATGTGGGATACTAACTGCTGATGGTTTGGTCATTGAAGGCCCAGATTTTCGGGACAAAACTCCTGATGAGATGAGGCAAATAATTCCTAGAATTCAG GTGATGGCGCGATCATCACCAACGGACAAGCTTGTGTTGGTAAAGAATTTGAGAGGTATGTTTAAAGAGATTGTTGCAGTTACTGGTGATGGCACGAATGATGCCCCTGCTCTCCGTGAGGCAGATATTGGACTTGCTATGGGTATAGCAGGAACCGAG GTAGCTAAAGAAAGTGCTGATGTTATAGTACTTGATGACAACTTCAGTACAATTGTGAATGTGGCTAAGCGGGGTCGTGCTGTGTATGTAAATATTCAGAAGTTTGTGCAATTCCAGCTAACTGTCAGTATTGTGGCTCTGATGATCAATTTTATTTCCGCATGCATCTCAG GATCGGCTCCTCTTTCAGTGGTTCAGTTGCTTTGGGTCAACCTTATCATGGACACTTTAGGTGCAATTGCCTTGGCCACTGAACCACCTCATGAAGGACTAATGAGCAAGCCTCCTGTTGGAAGGGAAGTGAGTTTAATTTCCAAGACGATGTGGAGAAATATGATTGGACAGAGTATCTACCAACTGGCTGTACTATTGGTTTTCAACTTCACTGGACATCAGATTTTGAGAATTGAAGGTTCAGACACTACCACAGTTCTCCATACTTTCATTTTCAACACATTTGTGTTCTGTCAGGTATTTAATGAAATAAACTGCCGGGACATGGATAAGATAAATGTTTTCCGTGGCATTTTTGGAAGCTGGATATTCTTAGGTGTTGTGGTTTCTACTGTTATCTTCCAAGTAATCATAGTCGAGTTCTTAGGCACAATTGCAAGCACAACACCACTCAGCTGGGAACTATGGCTTCTCAGTGTTTTAATTGGTGCTGCAAGCCTGATGGTTGCTGTAATTTTGAAGTTGATACCTGTCGAACAGAAGAATACCAAGCACCATGATGGTTATGATTTACTGCCAAATGGTCCAGAACTTGCCTAA